Proteins encoded together in one Pseudomonas sp. ADAK13 window:
- a CDS encoding winged helix-turn-helix domain-containing protein has product MDNLGLGKVLLVEDDQKLAGLIAHFLSQHGFEVLAVHRGDLALAAFLEFKPKIVVLDLMLPGQSGLHVCREIRNVSDTPIVILTAKEDDLDHILGLESGADDYVIKPIKPPVLLARLRALQRRQTPEPTVRGSLEFGRLAIDRSCRVVSLGGEKIDLTTMEFELLWLLASSAGKILSRDDILNRMRGIAFDGLNRSVDVYISKLRGKLNDNPREPVCIKTIWGKGYLFNPFAWEV; this is encoded by the coding sequence ATGGATAACTTGGGTCTCGGCAAGGTCTTGCTCGTGGAGGACGATCAGAAGCTGGCAGGGCTGATTGCCCATTTCCTGTCCCAGCATGGCTTCGAGGTGTTGGCGGTGCACCGGGGCGACCTGGCCCTGGCGGCTTTCCTGGAATTCAAGCCCAAGATCGTCGTGCTCGACCTGATGCTGCCGGGCCAGAGCGGCCTGCATGTGTGCCGCGAAATTCGTAACGTGTCCGACACGCCTATCGTGATCCTTACCGCCAAGGAAGACGACCTGGACCATATCCTCGGCCTGGAGTCCGGCGCCGACGACTACGTGATCAAACCGATCAAACCGCCGGTGCTGCTGGCCCGCCTGCGTGCCCTGCAACGCCGCCAGACCCCGGAACCCACCGTGCGCGGCTCCCTTGAGTTCGGCCGGCTGGCCATCGACCGCAGTTGCCGTGTAGTCAGCCTGGGCGGCGAGAAGATCGACCTCACCACCATGGAATTCGAATTGCTGTGGTTGCTGGCAAGCTCTGCCGGGAAAATCCTCTCCCGCGATGACATTCTCAACCGCATGCGCGGGATCGCCTTCGACGGGCTCAACCGCAGCGTCGATGTGTACATCAGCAAGCTGCGCGGCAAGCTCAACGACAACCCCCGGGAGCCGGTGTGCATCAAGACCATCTGGGGCAAGGGCTACCTGTTCAATCCGTTTGCGTGGGAGGTCTAG
- a CDS encoding MFS transporter — protein sequence MRKDYLAFFMSLFLSRLADQILLFIVPLIVFQTTNSVSWAGLAFFVESLPRYLSFPVCGALCDKYPAVRILHISQVYRALACVAAVLLYGMFDGIYWIVILSALCGVLTTQGIMAREVLLPHIFKHYSYAKTLSYSQIADQTGLVLGPLVAALMLEVWAWHWVVMGIAGLFLLADLAMGIWQRNTTVNLETFEQHNDIWLQPLRIAFGHIRDLPELKKIIALAVGVNLIIGVTLATSAAMVIGQYAAGKDTYAGLQAAGAVVTIVILFYLARASLPLKVLGGLSYSMIAVGALITAISPNVWAYTLGFLLVTGFDKMFNVYIRSTRQRVIPVRDFGKTVGVLTLLNNLSQPVAGLLIALLAAPLGTQTVILLLAGITALIGAAVASGWHATVKAELDVR from the coding sequence ATGCGCAAGGATTACCTGGCGTTCTTCATGTCGTTGTTCCTGTCCCGCCTCGCTGACCAGATTCTGTTGTTCATCGTGCCGTTGATCGTGTTCCAGACTACCAACAGCGTGTCCTGGGCCGGCCTCGCGTTTTTCGTCGAGTCTTTGCCGCGCTACCTGTCGTTCCCGGTGTGCGGGGCGTTGTGCGACAAGTATCCCGCCGTGCGCATCCTGCATATCAGTCAGGTATACCGGGCACTGGCCTGTGTGGCGGCGGTGCTGCTGTACGGAATGTTCGACGGGATTTACTGGATTGTCATCCTTTCGGCCCTGTGCGGCGTGTTGACCACCCAGGGCATCATGGCCCGGGAAGTGTTGCTGCCGCATATCTTCAAGCATTACAGCTATGCCAAGACCTTGTCCTATTCGCAGATTGCCGACCAGACCGGGCTGGTGCTGGGCCCCCTGGTGGCGGCGCTGATGCTGGAGGTGTGGGCGTGGCACTGGGTGGTCATGGGGATTGCCGGGTTGTTCCTGCTGGCAGACCTGGCCATGGGCATCTGGCAACGCAACACCACCGTCAATCTGGAGACTTTCGAGCAACACAATGACATCTGGCTGCAACCGCTGCGTATTGCCTTCGGGCATATCCGCGACCTGCCGGAGCTGAAAAAGATCATTGCCCTGGCGGTGGGCGTGAACCTGATCATCGGCGTGACCCTGGCCACTTCGGCGGCCATGGTCATCGGCCAATACGCCGCCGGCAAAGACACCTACGCCGGATTGCAGGCGGCGGGCGCGGTGGTGACCATTGTCATTCTGTTCTACCTGGCGCGTGCGTCGCTGCCGCTGAAGGTACTGGGCGGTTTGTCGTATTCGATGATTGCCGTGGGGGCGCTGATCACCGCCATCAGCCCCAACGTATGGGCGTATACCCTGGGCTTCCTGCTGGTGACCGGTTTCGACAAGATGTTCAACGTGTACATCCGCAGCACCCGCCAACGGGTGATCCCGGTCCGGGACTTTGGCAAGACGGTGGGCGTATTGACCTTGCTCAACAACCTCTCGCAGCCAGTGGCCGGGTTGTTGATTGCGCTGCTGGCGGCGCCGCTGGGGACGCAGACGGTGATCCTGCTGCTGGCCGGGATCACCGCATTGATCGGTGCAGCGGTTGCGTCAGGCTGGCACGCCACTGTGAAAGCGGAACTCGACGTCCGTTGA
- a CDS encoding tRNA-(ms[2]io[6]A)-hydroxylase, producing MNLPEIHEFLGCRTPDGWVQAALADQETLLIDHKNCEFKAASTALSLIAKYHSHVDLINLMSRLAREELVHHEQVMRLMKKRKIELRQLSAGRYASGLRKVVRSHEPVKLVDTLVVGAFIEARSCERFEALVPHLDEELGKFYFGLLKSEARHFQGYLKLAYQYGDAKDIAQVIDRVRAAEQELIESTDVEFRFHSGVPA from the coding sequence ATGAACCTGCCAGAAATCCACGAATTCCTCGGTTGCCGCACCCCCGACGGCTGGGTCCAGGCCGCGTTGGCCGACCAGGAAACCTTGCTGATCGACCACAAGAACTGTGAATTCAAGGCCGCCAGCACCGCCTTGAGCCTGATCGCCAAGTACCATTCCCATGTCGACCTGATCAACCTGATGTCGCGCCTGGCCCGTGAAGAACTGGTGCACCATGAGCAAGTCATGCGCCTGATGAAGAAGCGCAAGATCGAGCTGCGCCAATTGTCTGCCGGCCGCTACGCGTCAGGTTTGCGCAAAGTGGTGCGCAGCCATGAACCGGTCAAACTGGTGGACACCCTGGTGGTCGGTGCGTTTATCGAAGCTCGCAGTTGCGAGCGTTTCGAAGCACTGGTGCCGCATTTGGACGAAGAACTCGGCAAGTTTTACTTCGGCCTGCTGAAAAGCGAGGCCCGGCATTTCCAGGGTTACCTGAAACTGGCTTACCAGTACGGCGATGCCAAGGACATTGCCCAGGTCATCGACCGGGTGCGCGCTGCCGAGCAGGAGCTGATCGAATCAACGGACGTCGAGTTCCGCTTTCACAGTGGCGTGCCAGCCTGA